A window of Psychrobium sp. MM17-31 genomic DNA:
TTCCATCATGACCAAATCATTTGCGCCATCGCCAATGGCAATAGTTTGCGACATTTCAATGTCGTATTCTTTAGCAAGGGCTTCAACGGTATCTGCTTTTACTTGTGCATCGACAATGGTGCCAGCCACTTCGCCAGTTAGCTTACCGTCTTCAATAACCAAGGTATTTGACACTGCGGCATCTAAGCCTAACAATGCCTTTAGGTTGTCGGCAAAGTAAGTAAAACCACCCGATGCGATAGCAACGCGCCAGCCATGGCTCTTGAACGCCTGCGCCAACTCTTTCATACCGGGCATTAATGGTAAATCATTGGCGATGGTATCTAATAACGACACTTCAATCCCTCTGAGTTTACTGACTCGTGAACGCAAACTTTGGGAGAAATCGAGTTTCCCTTGCATCGCCAATTCTGTAATTTCCGCAACTTGTTTACCAACATCAGCCAATTTAGCAATTTCATCGATACACTCAATGGTAATACTCGTTGAATCCATATCAAGCACAACAAGACCAGGCTTTAATAGCGTTGGTTTGGCAGTTAATTCAATCACATCAAGCTTATGCGTAATACATAATTGTTGTAATGACTTTAGCTGCGCACTGGTTAGGTGAACACTGTACGAAACATCAACGCGGGAAACATCAAGGTGTTTTGTCAGCGCGCCTAACTGCCACGAGTCACTATCAGTATTAGCAACTAGCTGGCTGATAAAATCGCTTGTAATGTCACTGCCCAAAATAGCGAAGTGCTGAACCGCGATATCACTCTCCACCGATGGCTCACAAAGCTGCATTCCCGCTAATGGCAAAGAACTCATGGCTAATTGAGCAACCTTGTTAGAAAAAAGCACGCTAGCTCCTACAGCAAGCTCAGTGGTAATCAATTGGTAAATATCTTTATTTTCAATACTATAAAACTGTTTTTGTGACACTGCGCCTATCCCAAGTAGCCAAATCTTTACAATGTCGGTTAAACTAGCAAAAATGGATTTGTTTTAATATGCCCATTTAGTGGATTTTTTAGATTATTTAAAAGCGTCCTATTACATTCAATTACAGACAAGCGTTTAAAATATGCTTTAATTGAAATGAGTTTATTGAATATTTCAGGGATGGTATTTGTTGGAAAGTGTATGAAAAAGAATTCGTTAAATAAGCAAATAATTATTAGGCGATTGTCCCAGTTCTCGCTGGCGCTAGTGTTAGTCGCTGGCCTTGCCTCACTCCTTTGGCACTCCCAACAACAGTCGAAAGAGATGCGTGCACAACAAGAAGCTTCGGTATCGGGTATTCTAAAGCAGCAATTGGCACTCGCCGCCACTATGGGATTAAAGCTTAACGATCAGCAGCAACTACAGTGGTTAGCCCAAACCCTTAATGAATCACCGCTGATCAACGGCGTGTGGATCCACCGCAGCGACGGCACCTTAATGGCTGAATCAACGGTGCCACCAGTAGGTCCAACTATTATGTTGGCAGAAGAAATTCGTCAAGATGCATTACTGGGCTATTTACGACTTCGCTTAAACCAAGATGTTTTCGTGCAGCCGATAGTTGAAATTCAGCAACAGCAATTAGAAT
This region includes:
- the serB gene encoding phosphoserine phosphatase SerB, encoding MLFSNKVAQLAMSSLPLAGMQLCEPSVESDIAVQHFAILGSDITSDFISQLVANTDSDSWQLGALTKHLDVSRVDVSYSVHLTSAQLKSLQQLCITHKLDVIELTAKPTLLKPGLVVLDMDSTSITIECIDEIAKLADVGKQVAEITELAMQGKLDFSQSLRSRVSKLRGIEVSLLDTIANDLPLMPGMKELAQAFKSHGWRVAIASGGFTYFADNLKALLGLDAAVSNTLVIEDGKLTGEVAGTIVDAQVKADTVEALAKEYDIEMSQTIAIGDGANDLVMMEKAALGIAYHAKPLVQEQADVAINSGDLRSVIALLSR